One part of the Solanum dulcamara chromosome 8, daSolDulc1.2, whole genome shotgun sequence genome encodes these proteins:
- the LOC129898914 gene encoding uncharacterized protein LOC129898914 isoform X5 yields MNGFQNGKNCNLDKPFPGCLGRMVNLFDLNSGVAGNKLLTDKPHGSLSRSQSDVVRMFPSGDQIEQKMIVSDLKRNSSNGKSNGTPMKMLIAQEMSKEIDSSQNPPSVVAKLMGLDAFPTRRSVSATQSHFGGHSRCHTDSSFSYCKHENGSLMEEMHQEFHQCPEQNEYKDVYEVWQQPTKINCVRSKSPQKARHDETSIDKKVAFVRQKFIEAKCLSIDGNLRQSKEFQEALDVLSSNTDLFLKFLQEPNPMFSQQLQKLKSVPPPPETKRITVLRPAKMVDNSRFGESGNKNEKEIKRATQVDQGNRVDEVHCTTSPPAPGWNIDENLAQPTRIVVLKPSLSKTHNCRAASSPPSSSPRVSEAEMKYVNIEDNEAQDSGEVAISQKMRENLGGHRRDETLFSSMSSNGYIGDESSFNKSENEYVAGNLSDSEVISPVSRHSWDYINGFVEPYSCSSLSRAFYSPESSVSREAKKRLSERWAMVASNGSFPEQRHLRRRSSTLDVQGPETGKPNLPEESTKPRSTKLSLKNLLFSRNKKPSKDGGSHLQSNNEVQSGVKSSHCPAKVDPGREFSSADLHKSPGKLVSQNLFGEQGIISPEVYLPLSRNSFQQVGLFISKPLPLENQCESLDKPSPISVLDTTFEEDDHPACISSGRTKPDFHGGELSLDHIRCNLIDKSPPIGSIARTLSWNDSCVDTASSVPLRPSLSTWRTEEEEKWFSFVQTLLTVAGLDEVQSDAFLLMWHSPESPLDPSLREKYVDLYEKNTLHEARRRQRRSTRKLVFDCVNAALMEIAGYGPDTCQRAIPHSGVSNNLPEGAKLILVDQVWTRMKEWFSSEVKCLSGDDEDGNSLVVDGMVWKEVVGKGWLQYLRLELDNVGTEIERELLAELVHESVIELTGRV; encoded by the exons ATGAATGGGTTTCAGAATggcaaaaattgcaatcttgatAAACCTTTTCCAGGATGCTTGGGACGAATGGTGAACCTTTTCGATTTAAATTCTGGGGTGGCAGGAAACAAGCTTCTTACAGATAAACCACATG GCTCTCTTTCGAGGAGCCAATCGGATGTTGTCAGGATGTTTCCTTCTGGGGATCAAATAGAGCAAAAAATG ATTGTTTCAGATTTGAAGAGAAACAGTTCAAACGGGAAATCAAATGGAACACCAATGAAGATGCTTATAGCCCAAGAAATGTCCAAGGAAATAGACTCTAGTCAGAATCCACCTAGTGTTGTTGCCAAGTTGATGGGCCTTGATGCTTTTCCAACTCGGAGATCTGTTTCAGCTACACAGAGTCATTTTGGTGGTCATTCTCGATGTCATACTGATTCCTCTTTCAGTTATTGCAAGCATGAAAACGGATCCTTGATGGAAGAAATGCATCAGGAATTTCATCAGTGTCCAGAACAGAATGAATATAAagatgtatatgaagtttggcAACAACCCACGAAGATAAACTGTGTGAGAAGCAAATCTCCCCAAAAGGCAAGACACGACGAAACGAGTATTGACAAGAAGGTAGCTTTTGTTCGTCAGAAGTTCATTGAAGCTAAATGCTTATCTATAGATGGAAATCTTCGCCAGTCTAAGGAATTCCAAGAAGCATTGGACGTTTTAAGTTCCAACACAGATCTATTTCTCAAGTTTCTGCAAGAACCCAATCCAATGTTTTCGCAGCAGTTACAAAAGTTGAAATCCGTACCTCCTCCTCCTGAGACAAAACGAATAACTGTTCTTAGACCAGCAAAGATGGTGGATAATAGTAGATTTGGTGAATCAggaaacaaaaatgaaaaagagatAAAGAGAGCCACCCAGGTGGATCAGGGAAACAGGGTAGATGAAGTCCATTGTACGACTTCCCCTCCTGCACCAGGGTGGAATATTGATGAAAATCTCGCTCAGCCGACAAGGATAGTGGTGTTGAAACCAAGCCTTAGCAAGACGCACAACTGCAGGGCTGCAAGTTCTCCACCTTCATCATCACCAAGAGTATCAGAAGCTGAAATGAAGTATGTAAACATAGAGGATAATGAAGCTCAGGATTCAGGAGAAGTGGCCATATCACAGAAGATGCGTGAAAACCTTGGTGGACACAGAAGGGATGAAACCTTGTTTTCTTCTATGTCTTCCAATGGCTACATTGGTGATGAAAGTTCATTTAACAAGTCTGAAAATGAGTATGTTGCAGGAAATCTCAGTGATTCAGAAGTCATATCACCAGTTTCTAGGCACTCCTGGGATTACATTAATGGATTTGTTGAGCCTTATTCCTGCTCCTCCTTGAGCCGTGCATTTTATTCCCCGGAATCTTCAGTTTCTAGAGAAGCCAAGAAGCGACTCTCGGAGAGATGGGCAATGGTGGCATCTAATGGAAGTTTTCCAGAACAAAGACATCTGCGAAGAAGGTCCAGTACATTAG ATGTTCAAGGTCCTGAGACAGGAAAACCCAACCTTCCTGAAGAGTCAACAAAGCCAAGAAGCACAAAATTGTCACTGAAAAATCTGCTGTTCTCAAGGAACAAAAAACCAAGCAAAGACGGCGGAAGCCATCTGCAATCCAACAATGAAGTGCAGTCTGGCGTTAAGTCTTCACATTGTCCTGCAAAAGTTGATCCGGGGCGTGAGTTCTCATCAGCCGATCTTCACAAATCACCAGGCAAACTAGTTTCCCAGAATTTGTTTGGGGAGCAAGGCATAATTTCTCCTGAGGTATACTTACCTCTTTCAAGAAACTCTTTCCAG CAGGTTGGCCTATTTATATCAAAACCTCTGCCGTTGGAAAACCAGTGTGAGAGCCTGGACAAACCAAGTCCAATATCTGTTTTGGATACAACATTTGAAGAGGATGATCATCCAGCATGTATATCCTCTGGCAGGACGAAGCCAGATTTTCATG GTGGTGAGTTGTCTCTTGACCATATAAGGTGCAATCTGATTGACAAATCACCTCCAATCGGATCAATTGCTCGTACTCTGTCATGGAACGATTCCTGCGTAGATACGGCCAGTTCAGTTCCTTTAAGACCATCCTTATCCACTTGGCGgacagaggaagaagaaaaatggtTCTCTTTTGTTCAAACATTATTAACGGTGGCTGGCCTTGATGAAGTGCAATCTGATGCATTCTTATTGATGTGGCATTCACCTGAAAGCCCTTTGGATCCATCTCTAAGAGAAAAATATGTTGATCTGTACGAGAAGAATACACTACACGAGGCCAGGCGAAGACAAAGGAGATCAACCCGAAAACTTGTGTTTGATTGTGTAAATGCAGCACTGATGGAAATAGCAGGATATGGGCCAGACACTTGCCAAAGAGCCATACCTCATAGTGGGGTCAGTAATAATCTCCCAGAAGGAGCTAAATTGATATTGGTGGACCAGGTGTGGACCCGAATGAAGGAATGGTTTTCTAGTGAGGTGAAATGTCTCTCTGGTGATGATGAGGACGGAAACAGCCTGGTGGTGGATGGAATGGTGTGGAAGGAGGTTGTGGGGAAGGGTTGGCTTCAATATTTGAGATTAGAGTTAGACAATGTAGGAACGGAAATTGAAAGGGAGTTGCTGGCAGAGCTTGTGCATGAATCCGTCATTGAATTGACAGGTAGAGTGTAA
- the LOC129898914 gene encoding uncharacterized protein LOC129898914 isoform X1: MNGFQNGKNCNLDKPFPGCLGRMVNLFDLNSGVAGNKLLTDKPHGSLSRSQSDVVRMFPSGDQIEQKMIVSDLKRNSSNGKSNGTPMKMLIAQEMSKEIDSSQNPPSVVAKLMGLDAFPTRRSVSATQSHFGGHSRCHTDSSFSYCKHENGSLMEEMHQEFHQCPEQNEYKDVYEVWQQPTKINCVRSKSPQKARHDETSIDKKVAFVRQKFIEAKCLSIDGNLRQSKEFQEALDVLSSNTDLFLKFLQEPNPMFSQQLQKLKSVPPPPETKRITVLRPAKMVDNSRFGESGNKNEKEIKRATQVDQGNRVDEVHCTTSPPAPGWNIDENLAQPTRIVVLKPSLSKTHNCRAASSPPSSSPRVSEAEMKYVNIEDNEAQDSGEVAISQKMRENLGGHRRDETLFSSMSSNGYIGDESSFNKSENEYVAGNLSDSEVISPVSRHSWDYINGFVEPYSCSSLSRAFYSPESSVSREAKKRLSERWAMVASNGSFPEQRHLRRRSSTLGEMLALSDTKNAGGMEHEISKEEPGTSNFNLMCNSSCDEGIDESPRNLLRSKSVPVSSTEFGTLLNADVQGPETGKPNLPEESTKPRSTKLSLKNLLFSRNKKPSKDGGSHLQSNNEVQSGVKSSHCPAKVDPGREFSSADLHKSPGKLVSQNLFGEQGIISPEVYLPLSRNSFQQVGLFISKPLPLENQCESLDKPSPISVLDTTFEEDDHPACISSGRTKPDFHGGELSLDHIRCNLIDKSPPIGSIARTLSWNDSCVDTASSVPLRPSLSTWRTEEEEKWFSFVQTLLTVAGLDEVQSDAFLLMWHSPESPLDPSLREKYVDLYEKNTLHEARRRQRRSTRKLVFDCVNAALMEIAGYGPDTCQRAIPHSGVSNNLPEGAKLILVDQVWTRMKEWFSSEVKCLSGDDEDGNSLVVDGMVWKEVVGKGWLQYLRLELDNVGTEIERELLAELVHESVIELTGRV; encoded by the exons ATGAATGGGTTTCAGAATggcaaaaattgcaatcttgatAAACCTTTTCCAGGATGCTTGGGACGAATGGTGAACCTTTTCGATTTAAATTCTGGGGTGGCAGGAAACAAGCTTCTTACAGATAAACCACATG GCTCTCTTTCGAGGAGCCAATCGGATGTTGTCAGGATGTTTCCTTCTGGGGATCAAATAGAGCAAAAAATG ATTGTTTCAGATTTGAAGAGAAACAGTTCAAACGGGAAATCAAATGGAACACCAATGAAGATGCTTATAGCCCAAGAAATGTCCAAGGAAATAGACTCTAGTCAGAATCCACCTAGTGTTGTTGCCAAGTTGATGGGCCTTGATGCTTTTCCAACTCGGAGATCTGTTTCAGCTACACAGAGTCATTTTGGTGGTCATTCTCGATGTCATACTGATTCCTCTTTCAGTTATTGCAAGCATGAAAACGGATCCTTGATGGAAGAAATGCATCAGGAATTTCATCAGTGTCCAGAACAGAATGAATATAAagatgtatatgaagtttggcAACAACCCACGAAGATAAACTGTGTGAGAAGCAAATCTCCCCAAAAGGCAAGACACGACGAAACGAGTATTGACAAGAAGGTAGCTTTTGTTCGTCAGAAGTTCATTGAAGCTAAATGCTTATCTATAGATGGAAATCTTCGCCAGTCTAAGGAATTCCAAGAAGCATTGGACGTTTTAAGTTCCAACACAGATCTATTTCTCAAGTTTCTGCAAGAACCCAATCCAATGTTTTCGCAGCAGTTACAAAAGTTGAAATCCGTACCTCCTCCTCCTGAGACAAAACGAATAACTGTTCTTAGACCAGCAAAGATGGTGGATAATAGTAGATTTGGTGAATCAggaaacaaaaatgaaaaagagatAAAGAGAGCCACCCAGGTGGATCAGGGAAACAGGGTAGATGAAGTCCATTGTACGACTTCCCCTCCTGCACCAGGGTGGAATATTGATGAAAATCTCGCTCAGCCGACAAGGATAGTGGTGTTGAAACCAAGCCTTAGCAAGACGCACAACTGCAGGGCTGCAAGTTCTCCACCTTCATCATCACCAAGAGTATCAGAAGCTGAAATGAAGTATGTAAACATAGAGGATAATGAAGCTCAGGATTCAGGAGAAGTGGCCATATCACAGAAGATGCGTGAAAACCTTGGTGGACACAGAAGGGATGAAACCTTGTTTTCTTCTATGTCTTCCAATGGCTACATTGGTGATGAAAGTTCATTTAACAAGTCTGAAAATGAGTATGTTGCAGGAAATCTCAGTGATTCAGAAGTCATATCACCAGTTTCTAGGCACTCCTGGGATTACATTAATGGATTTGTTGAGCCTTATTCCTGCTCCTCCTTGAGCCGTGCATTTTATTCCCCGGAATCTTCAGTTTCTAGAGAAGCCAAGAAGCGACTCTCGGAGAGATGGGCAATGGTGGCATCTAATGGAAGTTTTCCAGAACAAAGACATCTGCGAAGAAGGTCCAGTACATTAGGTGAGATGCTTGCTCTTTCTGACACAAAGAATGCTGGGGGAATGGAGCATGAGATTAGCAAAGAAGAGCCCGGAACTTCAAATTTCAACTTGATGTGTAATTCCAGTTGTGATGAAGGCATTGATGAGTCACCAAGGAACCTCTTGAGGTCTAAATCTGTTCCTGTATCTTCGACTGAATTCGGTACGCTGTTGAATGCAGATGTTCAAGGTCCTGAGACAGGAAAACCCAACCTTCCTGAAGAGTCAACAAAGCCAAGAAGCACAAAATTGTCACTGAAAAATCTGCTGTTCTCAAGGAACAAAAAACCAAGCAAAGACGGCGGAAGCCATCTGCAATCCAACAATGAAGTGCAGTCTGGCGTTAAGTCTTCACATTGTCCTGCAAAAGTTGATCCGGGGCGTGAGTTCTCATCAGCCGATCTTCACAAATCACCAGGCAAACTAGTTTCCCAGAATTTGTTTGGGGAGCAAGGCATAATTTCTCCTGAGGTATACTTACCTCTTTCAAGAAACTCTTTCCAG CAGGTTGGCCTATTTATATCAAAACCTCTGCCGTTGGAAAACCAGTGTGAGAGCCTGGACAAACCAAGTCCAATATCTGTTTTGGATACAACATTTGAAGAGGATGATCATCCAGCATGTATATCCTCTGGCAGGACGAAGCCAGATTTTCATG GTGGTGAGTTGTCTCTTGACCATATAAGGTGCAATCTGATTGACAAATCACCTCCAATCGGATCAATTGCTCGTACTCTGTCATGGAACGATTCCTGCGTAGATACGGCCAGTTCAGTTCCTTTAAGACCATCCTTATCCACTTGGCGgacagaggaagaagaaaaatggtTCTCTTTTGTTCAAACATTATTAACGGTGGCTGGCCTTGATGAAGTGCAATCTGATGCATTCTTATTGATGTGGCATTCACCTGAAAGCCCTTTGGATCCATCTCTAAGAGAAAAATATGTTGATCTGTACGAGAAGAATACACTACACGAGGCCAGGCGAAGACAAAGGAGATCAACCCGAAAACTTGTGTTTGATTGTGTAAATGCAGCACTGATGGAAATAGCAGGATATGGGCCAGACACTTGCCAAAGAGCCATACCTCATAGTGGGGTCAGTAATAATCTCCCAGAAGGAGCTAAATTGATATTGGTGGACCAGGTGTGGACCCGAATGAAGGAATGGTTTTCTAGTGAGGTGAAATGTCTCTCTGGTGATGATGAGGACGGAAACAGCCTGGTGGTGGATGGAATGGTGTGGAAGGAGGTTGTGGGGAAGGGTTGGCTTCAATATTTGAGATTAGAGTTAGACAATGTAGGAACGGAAATTGAAAGGGAGTTGCTGGCAGAGCTTGTGCATGAATCCGTCATTGAATTGACAGGTAGAGTGTAA
- the LOC129898914 gene encoding uncharacterized protein LOC129898914 isoform X3 — MNGFQNGKNCNLDKPFPGCLGRMVNLFDLNSGVAGNKLLTDKPHGSLSRSQSDVVRMFPSGDQIEQKMIVSDLKRNSSNGKSNGTPMKMLIAQEMSKEIDSSQNPPSVVAKLMGLDAFPTRRSVSATQSHFGGHSRCHTDSSFSYCKHENGSLMEEMHQEFHQCPEQNEYKDVYEVWQQPTKINCVRSKSPQKARHDETSIDKKVAFVRQKFIEAKCLSIDGNLRQSKEFQEALDVLSSNTDLFLKFLQEPNPMFSQQLQKLKSVPPPPETKRITVLRPAKMVDNSRFGESGNKNEKEIKRATQVDQGNRVDEVHCTTSPPAPGWNIDENLAQPTRIVVLKPSLSKTHNCRAASSPPSSSPRVSEAEMKYVNIEDNEAQDSGEVAISQKMRENLGGHRRDETLFSSMSSNGYIGDESSFNKSENEYVAGNLSDSEVISPVSRHSWDYINGFVEPYSCSSLSRAFYSPESSVSREAKKRLSERWAMVASNGSFPEQRHLRRRSSTLGEMLALSDTKNAGGMEHEISKEEPGTSNFNLMCNSSCDEGIDESPRNLLRSKSVPVSSTEFGTLLNADVQGPETGKPNLPEESTKPRSTKLSLKNLLFSRNKKPSKDGGSHLQSNNEVQSGVKSSHCPAKVDPGREFSSADLHKSPGKLVSQNLFGEQGIISPEQVGLFISKPLPLENQCESLDKPSPISVLDTTFEEDDHPACISSGRTKPDFHGGELSLDHIRCNLIDKSPPIGSIARTLSWNDSCVDTASSVPLRPSLSTWRTEEEEKWFSFVQTLLTVAGLDEVQSDAFLLMWHSPESPLDPSLREKYVDLYEKNTLHEARRRQRRSTRKLVFDCVNAALMEIAGYGPDTCQRAIPHSGVSNNLPEGAKLILVDQVWTRMKEWFSSEVKCLSGDDEDGNSLVVDGMVWKEVVGKGWLQYLRLELDNVGTEIERELLAELVHESVIELTGRV, encoded by the exons ATGAATGGGTTTCAGAATggcaaaaattgcaatcttgatAAACCTTTTCCAGGATGCTTGGGACGAATGGTGAACCTTTTCGATTTAAATTCTGGGGTGGCAGGAAACAAGCTTCTTACAGATAAACCACATG GCTCTCTTTCGAGGAGCCAATCGGATGTTGTCAGGATGTTTCCTTCTGGGGATCAAATAGAGCAAAAAATG ATTGTTTCAGATTTGAAGAGAAACAGTTCAAACGGGAAATCAAATGGAACACCAATGAAGATGCTTATAGCCCAAGAAATGTCCAAGGAAATAGACTCTAGTCAGAATCCACCTAGTGTTGTTGCCAAGTTGATGGGCCTTGATGCTTTTCCAACTCGGAGATCTGTTTCAGCTACACAGAGTCATTTTGGTGGTCATTCTCGATGTCATACTGATTCCTCTTTCAGTTATTGCAAGCATGAAAACGGATCCTTGATGGAAGAAATGCATCAGGAATTTCATCAGTGTCCAGAACAGAATGAATATAAagatgtatatgaagtttggcAACAACCCACGAAGATAAACTGTGTGAGAAGCAAATCTCCCCAAAAGGCAAGACACGACGAAACGAGTATTGACAAGAAGGTAGCTTTTGTTCGTCAGAAGTTCATTGAAGCTAAATGCTTATCTATAGATGGAAATCTTCGCCAGTCTAAGGAATTCCAAGAAGCATTGGACGTTTTAAGTTCCAACACAGATCTATTTCTCAAGTTTCTGCAAGAACCCAATCCAATGTTTTCGCAGCAGTTACAAAAGTTGAAATCCGTACCTCCTCCTCCTGAGACAAAACGAATAACTGTTCTTAGACCAGCAAAGATGGTGGATAATAGTAGATTTGGTGAATCAggaaacaaaaatgaaaaagagatAAAGAGAGCCACCCAGGTGGATCAGGGAAACAGGGTAGATGAAGTCCATTGTACGACTTCCCCTCCTGCACCAGGGTGGAATATTGATGAAAATCTCGCTCAGCCGACAAGGATAGTGGTGTTGAAACCAAGCCTTAGCAAGACGCACAACTGCAGGGCTGCAAGTTCTCCACCTTCATCATCACCAAGAGTATCAGAAGCTGAAATGAAGTATGTAAACATAGAGGATAATGAAGCTCAGGATTCAGGAGAAGTGGCCATATCACAGAAGATGCGTGAAAACCTTGGTGGACACAGAAGGGATGAAACCTTGTTTTCTTCTATGTCTTCCAATGGCTACATTGGTGATGAAAGTTCATTTAACAAGTCTGAAAATGAGTATGTTGCAGGAAATCTCAGTGATTCAGAAGTCATATCACCAGTTTCTAGGCACTCCTGGGATTACATTAATGGATTTGTTGAGCCTTATTCCTGCTCCTCCTTGAGCCGTGCATTTTATTCCCCGGAATCTTCAGTTTCTAGAGAAGCCAAGAAGCGACTCTCGGAGAGATGGGCAATGGTGGCATCTAATGGAAGTTTTCCAGAACAAAGACATCTGCGAAGAAGGTCCAGTACATTAGGTGAGATGCTTGCTCTTTCTGACACAAAGAATGCTGGGGGAATGGAGCATGAGATTAGCAAAGAAGAGCCCGGAACTTCAAATTTCAACTTGATGTGTAATTCCAGTTGTGATGAAGGCATTGATGAGTCACCAAGGAACCTCTTGAGGTCTAAATCTGTTCCTGTATCTTCGACTGAATTCGGTACGCTGTTGAATGCAGATGTTCAAGGTCCTGAGACAGGAAAACCCAACCTTCCTGAAGAGTCAACAAAGCCAAGAAGCACAAAATTGTCACTGAAAAATCTGCTGTTCTCAAGGAACAAAAAACCAAGCAAAGACGGCGGAAGCCATCTGCAATCCAACAATGAAGTGCAGTCTGGCGTTAAGTCTTCACATTGTCCTGCAAAAGTTGATCCGGGGCGTGAGTTCTCATCAGCCGATCTTCACAAATCACCAGGCAAACTAGTTTCCCAGAATTTGTTTGGGGAGCAAGGCATAATTTCTCCTGAG CAGGTTGGCCTATTTATATCAAAACCTCTGCCGTTGGAAAACCAGTGTGAGAGCCTGGACAAACCAAGTCCAATATCTGTTTTGGATACAACATTTGAAGAGGATGATCATCCAGCATGTATATCCTCTGGCAGGACGAAGCCAGATTTTCATG GTGGTGAGTTGTCTCTTGACCATATAAGGTGCAATCTGATTGACAAATCACCTCCAATCGGATCAATTGCTCGTACTCTGTCATGGAACGATTCCTGCGTAGATACGGCCAGTTCAGTTCCTTTAAGACCATCCTTATCCACTTGGCGgacagaggaagaagaaaaatggtTCTCTTTTGTTCAAACATTATTAACGGTGGCTGGCCTTGATGAAGTGCAATCTGATGCATTCTTATTGATGTGGCATTCACCTGAAAGCCCTTTGGATCCATCTCTAAGAGAAAAATATGTTGATCTGTACGAGAAGAATACACTACACGAGGCCAGGCGAAGACAAAGGAGATCAACCCGAAAACTTGTGTTTGATTGTGTAAATGCAGCACTGATGGAAATAGCAGGATATGGGCCAGACACTTGCCAAAGAGCCATACCTCATAGTGGGGTCAGTAATAATCTCCCAGAAGGAGCTAAATTGATATTGGTGGACCAGGTGTGGACCCGAATGAAGGAATGGTTTTCTAGTGAGGTGAAATGTCTCTCTGGTGATGATGAGGACGGAAACAGCCTGGTGGTGGATGGAATGGTGTGGAAGGAGGTTGTGGGGAAGGGTTGGCTTCAATATTTGAGATTAGAGTTAGACAATGTAGGAACGGAAATTGAAAGGGAGTTGCTGGCAGAGCTTGTGCATGAATCCGTCATTGAATTGACAGGTAGAGTGTAA